Within Sporosarcina sp. PTS2304, the genomic segment ATTGAAACAGATCCTGCGACATATGCCGAGTTATCTATGGAAGATTTGCGTGCGATTGTAGAAGAAGATGCGGTGTACTGCGCAGATAAAGAAGCATCTGCAAAAATGACTGCAGCAATTGATGATATTAAAAAACGCGGCGATACACTTGGTGGAGTAGTAGAAGTTATCATTGAAGGCTGTCCTCCTGGAATTGGCAGCTATGTACAGTTCGATCGTAAAATGGACGGCAAACTAGCAGGCGCTATGATGAGTATCAATGCGTTCAAAGGAGTAGAAATTGGACTGGGCTTCGATATGGCAAAAATGCCTGGAAGTGAAGTCCATGATGAAATTAGTTGGAATGAAGAATTGGGTTACTACCGTAAATCCAATCGTTTAGGTGGATTAGAGGGCGGAATGACGACAGGTATGCCGATCGTCGTTCGCGGTGTGATGAAACCTATTCCGACGTTGTATAAACCACTTGAAAGTGTAGATATTGATACGAAAGAATCGTTCGTAGCGACTATTGAGCGTTCAGATCCTTGTGCTGTTCCCGCAGCATCTGTTGTAGCGGAGCATGTCATTGCGACAGAAATGGCAAAAGCGATTATGGATGAATTCCGTTCAGATACAATGGATGGTCTCCAAAAAGATATCGAACAATATAGACAATACGTAAAGGAGTTTTAAGATGGAAAAGTTAACAGTTTCCGTCCGCGATCACCAGTACGACGTCTATGTAGGTTCTAAAACATATGAACTGTTTGCTACACAATACGCGGATTTACTGAAAAGTACAGACAAAATTGGGATTATTGCAGATGCCCATGTGGCAGAATTGCATTTACCTTTGCTTCAGGAGGCATTGGCACGATCAGGTCGTGAAGTATCAGTTAAAATTGTCCCCGGTGGAGAAAGCTGTAAAATGCCCG encodes:
- the aroC gene encoding chorismate synthase; this encodes MRYFTAGESHGPQLTAIIEGLPAQMELTAEMINSELKRRQGGHGRGRRMQIEKDRVEITSGVRHGKTLGSPVTLTVVNDDWKHWTGIMGVEPLPEDVNPEDVKRQITRPRPGHADLVGGMKYGHRDLRNVLERSSARETTMRVAIGAVAKQFLRQLGIETVAHVTEIGGIETDPATYAELSMEDLRAIVEEDAVYCADKEASAKMTAAIDDIKKRGDTLGGVVEVIIEGCPPGIGSYVQFDRKMDGKLAGAMMSINAFKGVEIGLGFDMAKMPGSEVHDEISWNEELGYYRKSNRLGGLEGGMTTGMPIVVRGVMKPIPTLYKPLESVDIDTKESFVATIERSDPCAVPAASVVAEHVIATEMAKAIMDEFRSDTMDGLQKDIEQYRQYVKEF